The Oenanthe melanoleuca isolate GR-GAL-2019-014 chromosome 15, OMel1.0, whole genome shotgun sequence genome contains a region encoding:
- the KCTD10 gene encoding BTB/POZ domain-containing adapter for CUL3-mediated RhoA degradation protein 3 isoform X2 → MSGESVVSSAVPAAATRTTSFKGSSPSSKYVKLNVGGALYYTTMQTLTKQDTMLKAMFSGRMEVLTDSEGWILIDRCGKHFGTILNYLRDGAVPLPESRREIEELLAEAKYYLVQGLVDECQAALQNKDAYEPFCKVPVITSSKEEQKLIATSNKPAVKLLYNRSNNKYSYTSNSDDNMLKNIELFDKLSLRFNGRVLFIKDVIGDEICCWSFYGQGRKIAEVCCTSIVYATEKKQTKVEFPEARIYEETLNILLYESQDGRGPDNALLEATGGAAGRSHHLEEDEERERIERVRRIHIKRPDDRAHLHQ, encoded by the exons ATGTCGGGTGAGAGCGTGGTGAGCTCAGCAGTGCCGGCGGCCGCGACGCGCACGACGTCCTTcaaggggagcagccccagctccaagTACGTGAAGCTGAACGTGGGGGGGGCCCTGTACTACACCACCATGCAGACCCTGACCAAGCAGGACACCATGCTCAAGGCCATGTTCAGCGGGCGCATGGAGGTGCTCACAGACAGTGAAG gctggaTCCTGATTGACCGCTGTGGGAAGCACTTTGGGACAATCCTGAACTACCTGCGGGACGGGGCCGTGCCGCTCCCGGAGAGCCGCCGCGAGAtcgaggagctgctggctgaggcCAAGTACTACCTggtgcaggggctggtggatgagtgccaggcagccctgcag AACAAGGATGCCTACGAGCCCTTCTGCAAGGTCCCGGTGATCACCTCCTCCAAGGAGGAGCAGAAGCTGATTGCAACCTCCAACAAG CCAGCAGTGAAGCTGCTCTATAACAGAAGCAACAACAAATATTCCTACACCAG caaCTCTGATGACAACATGCTGAAGAACATTGAGCTCTTTGACAAGCTGTCCCTGAGGTTCAACGGGAGGGTGCTGTTCATCAAGGATGTCATTGGGGACGAGATCTGCTGCTGGTCCTTCTACGGGCAGGGCCGCAAGATCGCCGAGGTCTGCTGCACCTCCATCGTCTATGCCACTGAGAAAAAGCAGACCAAG GTGGAGTTCCCAGAAGCCCGGATTTACGAGGAGACCCTGAACATCCTGCTGTACGAGTCCCAGGACGGCAGGGGGCCGGACAATGCCCTGCTGGAAGCCAcgggaggggctgcagggcgTTCCCACCACCTGGAGGAGGACGAGGAGCGGGAGCGCATCGAGCGCGTGCGCAGGATCCACATCAAGCGCCCCGACGACAGGGCCCACCTGCACCAGTga
- the KCTD10 gene encoding BTB/POZ domain-containing adapter for CUL3-mediated RhoA degradation protein 3 isoform X1, whose translation MEEMSGESVVSSAVPAAATRTTSFKGSSPSSKYVKLNVGGALYYTTMQTLTKQDTMLKAMFSGRMEVLTDSEGWILIDRCGKHFGTILNYLRDGAVPLPESRREIEELLAEAKYYLVQGLVDECQAALQNKDAYEPFCKVPVITSSKEEQKLIATSNKPAVKLLYNRSNNKYSYTSNSDDNMLKNIELFDKLSLRFNGRVLFIKDVIGDEICCWSFYGQGRKIAEVCCTSIVYATEKKQTKVEFPEARIYEETLNILLYESQDGRGPDNALLEATGGAAGRSHHLEEDEERERIERVRRIHIKRPDDRAHLHQ comes from the exons ATG GAAGAGATGTCGGGTGAGAGCGTGGTGAGCTCAGCAGTGCCGGCGGCCGCGACGCGCACGACGTCCTTcaaggggagcagccccagctccaagTACGTGAAGCTGAACGTGGGGGGGGCCCTGTACTACACCACCATGCAGACCCTGACCAAGCAGGACACCATGCTCAAGGCCATGTTCAGCGGGCGCATGGAGGTGCTCACAGACAGTGAAG gctggaTCCTGATTGACCGCTGTGGGAAGCACTTTGGGACAATCCTGAACTACCTGCGGGACGGGGCCGTGCCGCTCCCGGAGAGCCGCCGCGAGAtcgaggagctgctggctgaggcCAAGTACTACCTggtgcaggggctggtggatgagtgccaggcagccctgcag AACAAGGATGCCTACGAGCCCTTCTGCAAGGTCCCGGTGATCACCTCCTCCAAGGAGGAGCAGAAGCTGATTGCAACCTCCAACAAG CCAGCAGTGAAGCTGCTCTATAACAGAAGCAACAACAAATATTCCTACACCAG caaCTCTGATGACAACATGCTGAAGAACATTGAGCTCTTTGACAAGCTGTCCCTGAGGTTCAACGGGAGGGTGCTGTTCATCAAGGATGTCATTGGGGACGAGATCTGCTGCTGGTCCTTCTACGGGCAGGGCCGCAAGATCGCCGAGGTCTGCTGCACCTCCATCGTCTATGCCACTGAGAAAAAGCAGACCAAG GTGGAGTTCCCAGAAGCCCGGATTTACGAGGAGACCCTGAACATCCTGCTGTACGAGTCCCAGGACGGCAGGGGGCCGGACAATGCCCTGCTGGAAGCCAcgggaggggctgcagggcgTTCCCACCACCTGGAGGAGGACGAGGAGCGGGAGCGCATCGAGCGCGTGCGCAGGATCCACATCAAGCGCCCCGACGACAGGGCCCACCTGCACCAGTga
- the UBE3B gene encoding ubiquitin-protein ligase E3B isoform X2, translating to MFSASQSSKAQFLDKARQAREERRELKERERAAVQLQALVRRFLCRCHLQREIRREVEDFFETNECGSNKRSALSVFRIARKLLFVFNPKEDKERFEKLCRCILNSMDVENEPKVWYVSLALSKDLTLLWIKQIKDILWFCCEFLKQLKPDILQDSRLVNLHLTMLVTFTDTSTWKILRGKGETLRPAMNHICANIMGHLNQKGFYSVLQILLTNGLARSRPSLSKGSLTAIFSLALRPVVAAQFSDNLLRSFLIHVMSVPAIMTHLATLTPERLAVIQSHDLLRKFILFLSRESQCRDVCVCLEGSHTLCLLGNLVFLGSLNDQVLEEETAHFVGVLIQMLSYCQKYVSQKKSNLTHWHPVLGWFSQTVDYGLNESMPLLTKQLQHLWGVHMIRILFSDVLSKKLLENQEAAQLPAQPISPQNSLPMKSLFKRAFQKSASVRNILKPVGGKRVDSAEVQKVCSICVLYQTTLTTLTQIRLQILTGLTYLDDLLPKLWAFICELGPQGGLKLFLECLNNDTEESKRLLAMLMLFCDCSRHLITILDDIEVYEEQISFKLEELVTISSFLNSFVFKMIWDGIVENARGETLELFHSVHGWLMVLYERDCRRRFAPEDHWLRKDLKPSVLFQELDKDKKRAQLLLQYIPHVIPHKNRVLLFRNMVTKEKEKLGLVETSSASPHVTHITIRRSRMLEDGYEQLRQLSQNAMKGVIRVKFVNDLGVDEAGIDQDGVFKEFLEEIIKKVFDPALNLFKTTSGDERLYPSPTSYIHENYLQLFEFVGKMLGKAVYEGIVVDVPFASFFLSQLLGHHHSVFYSSVDELPSLDSEFYKNLTSIKRYDGDISDLGLTLSYDEDVMGQLVCHELVPGGKTIPVTNENKSRARLPLSSAASGPSSSPSGSACSRRRSCSASSPGTTPRSTSRT from the exons ATGTTCAGTGCCAGCCAGTCCTCCAAGGCCCAGTTCCTGGACAAGGCCAGGCAGGCCCGGGAGGAGCGGCgggagctgaaggagagggagagagctgcagtgcagctccaggctctggtCAGGAGGTTCCTGTGTCGTTGCCACCTGCAGAGGGAGATCAG GAGAGAGGTGGAGGATTTCTTTGAGACAAATGAATGTGGCTCAAATAAAAGAAGTGCCCTGTCTGTGTTCAGGATTGCCAGGAAGCTGCTGTTTGTGTTCAATCCCAAGGAAGACAAGGAG AGGTTTGAAAAGCTGTGCCGTTGTATCCTGAACAGCATGGATGTGGAGAACGAGCCCAAG GTGTGGTACGTGTCACTGGCACTCTCCAAGGACCTCACACTCCTCTGGATCAAACAGATCAAAGACATCCTGTGGTTCTGCTGTGAATTCCTCAAGCAGCTCAAG CCTGACATCCTGCAGGACTCCAGGCTGGTGAACTTGCACCTCACAATGCTGGTCACCTTCACAGACACTTCCACCTGGAAAATCCTCCGGGGAAAAG GTGAGACCCTGAGACCTGCCATGAACCACATCTGTGCCAACATCATGGGCCACCTGAACCAGAAGGGTTTCTACTCCGTGCTGCAG aTTTTGCTAACTAATGGCTTGGCAAGATCCAGACCTTCCCTTTCCAAAGGTTCCTTAACTGCCATCTTCTCCCTTGCCTTGCG CCCTGTGGTTGCTGCACAGTTCTCAGACAATCTGCTGAGGTCCTTCCTGATCCATGTCATGTCTGTGCCTGCTATAATGACTCACCTTGCTACTCTCACCCCTGAG CGCCTGGCAGTGATCCAATCCCACGATCTCCTGCGCAAGTTCATCCTGTTCCTGAGCCGGGAGTCGCAGTGCCGGGATGTGTGCGTGTGCCTGGAGGGCAGCCACACTCTCTGCTTGCTGG GCAATCTGGTGTTCCTGGGCTCCCTGAATGATcaggtgctggaggaggagacaGCTCATTTTGTGGGGGTGCTCATCCAAATGCTCTCCTACTGCCAGAAGTATGTGTCCCAGAAGAAATCCAACCTCACCCACTggcaccctgtgctgggctggttCTCACAGACTGTGGATTATGG GCTGAACGAGTCCATGCCCCTGCTGaccaagcagctgcagcacctctggggagtCCACATGATCCGGATCCTCTTCAGTGATGTGCTCAGCAAGAAACTGCTGGAAAATCaggaggcagctcagctgccagcacagccaatCTCCCCTCAGAACAGCCTTCCTATGAAAA GCCTGTTCAAGAGAGCTTTCCAGAAGTCAGCCTCAGTGAGGAACATCCTGAAGCCGGTGGGAGGGAAGCGCGTGGACTCTGCCGAGGTGCAGAAGGTTTGCAGCATCTGTGTCCTGTACCAAACCACCCTGACCACCCTGACCCAGATCCGCCTGCAGATCCTCACAG GTCTGACTTACCTGGATGATCTGTTGCCCAAATTATGGGCTTTCATCTGTGAGCTGGGACCACAGGGAGGGTTAAAACTCTTTTTGGAGTGCTTGAACAATGACACAGAGGAATCCAAGAggctgctggccatgctgaTGCTCTTCTGTGACTGCTCCCGTCACCTCATCAC GATTCTGGATGACATCGAGGTCTACGAAGAGCAGATTTCATTCAAACTGGAAGAGCTGGTGACCATCTCCTCTTTCCTGAATTCCTTTGTGTTTAAGATGATCTGGGATGGAATTGTAG AGAATGCCCGAGGGGAGACCCTGGAGCTGTTCCATTCTGTCCATGGCTGGCTGATGGTGCTGTACGAGCGGGATTGCCGGCGCCGCTTCGCTCCCGAGGATCACTGGCTGCGCAA GGACCTCAAGCCCAGTGTGCTCTTCCAGGAGCTGGACAAGGACAAGAAAcgagcccagctgctcctgcagtaCATCCCACATGTCATTCCCCACAAGAAT aggGTGCTGCTTTTCCGGAACATGGTGAcgaaggagaaggagaagctggggctggtggAGACGAGCTCGGCGTCCCCCCACGTCACCCACATCACCATCCGCCGCTCCCGCATGCTGGAG gacGGGTACGAACAGCTCCGGCAGCTTTCCCAGAACGCCATGAAGGGAGTGATCAGGGTGAAGTTTGTGAATGACCTGGGGGTTGATGAGGCTGGTATTGATCAAGATGGAGTCTTCAAAGAGTTCCTGGAAGAGATCATTAAAAAGGTGTTTGACCCTGCACTAAACTTGTTCAAG ACCACCAGTGGTGATGAGAGGCTGTATCCATCCCCAACATCCTACATCCATGAGAATTACCTGCAGCTCTTCGAGTTTGTGGGGAAGATGCTTGGGAAGGCTGTGTATGAG GGAATAGTTGTGGATGTACCATTTGCTTCCTTCTTTTTGAGTCAGCTCCTTGGGCACCACCACAGTGTCTTCTACAGCTCCGTGGATGAGCTGCCCTCCTTGGACTCAGAGTTCTATAAAAATCTCACTTCAATTAAG CGTTATGATGGTGATATCAGTGACCTGGGCTTGACACTGTCCTATGATGAGGATGTGATGGGTCAG CTGGTTTGCCATGAACTTGTTCCTGGAGGGAAGACCATTCCCGTTACCAATGAAAATAA ATCAAGAGCCAGACTGCCGCTCTCATCAGCGGCTTCAGGTCCATCATCAAGCCCGAGTGGATCCGCATGTTCTCGGCGCCGGAGCTGCAGCGCCTCATCTCCGGGGACAACGCCGAGATCGACCTCGAGGACCTGA
- the UBE3B gene encoding ubiquitin-protein ligase E3B isoform X1 produces MFSASQSSKAQFLDKARQAREERRELKERERAAVQLQALVRRFLCRCHLQREIRREVEDFFETNECGSNKRSALSVFRIARKLLFVFNPKEDKERFEKLCRCILNSMDVENEPKVWYVSLALSKDLTLLWIKQIKDILWFCCEFLKQLKPDILQDSRLVNLHLTMLVTFTDTSTWKILRGKGETLRPAMNHICANIMGHLNQKGFYSVLQILLTNGLARSRPSLSKGSLTAIFSLALRPVVAAQFSDNLLRSFLIHVMSVPAIMTHLATLTPERLAVIQSHDLLRKFILFLSRESQCRDVCVCLEGSHTLCLLGNLVFLGSLNDQVLEEETAHFVGVLIQMLSYCQKYVSQKKSNLTHWHPVLGWFSQTVDYGLNESMPLLTKQLQHLWGVHMIRILFSDVLSKKLLENQEAAQLPAQPISPQNSLPMKSLFKRAFQKSASVRNILKPVGGKRVDSAEVQKVCSICVLYQTTLTTLTQIRLQILTGLTYLDDLLPKLWAFICELGPQGGLKLFLECLNNDTEESKRLLAMLMLFCDCSRHLITILDDIEVYEEQISFKLEELVTISSFLNSFVFKMIWDGIVENARGETLELFHSVHGWLMVLYERDCRRRFAPEDHWLRKDLKPSVLFQELDKDKKRAQLLLQYIPHVIPHKNRVLLFRNMVTKEKEKLGLVETSSASPHVTHITIRRSRMLEDGYEQLRQLSQNAMKGVIRVKFVNDLGVDEAGIDQDGVFKEFLEEIIKKVFDPALNLFKTTSGDERLYPSPTSYIHENYLQLFEFVGKMLGKAVYEGIVVDVPFASFFLSQLLGHHHSVFYSSVDELPSLDSEFYKNLTSIKRYDGDISDLGLTLSYDEDVMGQLVCHELVPGGKTIPVTNENKISYIHLMAHFRMHTQIKSQTAALISGFRSIIKPEWIRMFSAPELQRLISGDNAEIDLEDLKKHTVYYGGFHGSHRVIIWLWDILANDFSPEERAMFLKFVTSCSRPPLLGFAYLKPPFSIRCVEVSDDQDTGDTLGSVLRGFFTIRKKEPGGRLPTSSTCFNLLKLPNYSKKSILREKLRYAISMNTGFELS; encoded by the exons ATGTTCAGTGCCAGCCAGTCCTCCAAGGCCCAGTTCCTGGACAAGGCCAGGCAGGCCCGGGAGGAGCGGCgggagctgaaggagagggagagagctgcagtgcagctccaggctctggtCAGGAGGTTCCTGTGTCGTTGCCACCTGCAGAGGGAGATCAG GAGAGAGGTGGAGGATTTCTTTGAGACAAATGAATGTGGCTCAAATAAAAGAAGTGCCCTGTCTGTGTTCAGGATTGCCAGGAAGCTGCTGTTTGTGTTCAATCCCAAGGAAGACAAGGAG AGGTTTGAAAAGCTGTGCCGTTGTATCCTGAACAGCATGGATGTGGAGAACGAGCCCAAG GTGTGGTACGTGTCACTGGCACTCTCCAAGGACCTCACACTCCTCTGGATCAAACAGATCAAAGACATCCTGTGGTTCTGCTGTGAATTCCTCAAGCAGCTCAAG CCTGACATCCTGCAGGACTCCAGGCTGGTGAACTTGCACCTCACAATGCTGGTCACCTTCACAGACACTTCCACCTGGAAAATCCTCCGGGGAAAAG GTGAGACCCTGAGACCTGCCATGAACCACATCTGTGCCAACATCATGGGCCACCTGAACCAGAAGGGTTTCTACTCCGTGCTGCAG aTTTTGCTAACTAATGGCTTGGCAAGATCCAGACCTTCCCTTTCCAAAGGTTCCTTAACTGCCATCTTCTCCCTTGCCTTGCG CCCTGTGGTTGCTGCACAGTTCTCAGACAATCTGCTGAGGTCCTTCCTGATCCATGTCATGTCTGTGCCTGCTATAATGACTCACCTTGCTACTCTCACCCCTGAG CGCCTGGCAGTGATCCAATCCCACGATCTCCTGCGCAAGTTCATCCTGTTCCTGAGCCGGGAGTCGCAGTGCCGGGATGTGTGCGTGTGCCTGGAGGGCAGCCACACTCTCTGCTTGCTGG GCAATCTGGTGTTCCTGGGCTCCCTGAATGATcaggtgctggaggaggagacaGCTCATTTTGTGGGGGTGCTCATCCAAATGCTCTCCTACTGCCAGAAGTATGTGTCCCAGAAGAAATCCAACCTCACCCACTggcaccctgtgctgggctggttCTCACAGACTGTGGATTATGG GCTGAACGAGTCCATGCCCCTGCTGaccaagcagctgcagcacctctggggagtCCACATGATCCGGATCCTCTTCAGTGATGTGCTCAGCAAGAAACTGCTGGAAAATCaggaggcagctcagctgccagcacagccaatCTCCCCTCAGAACAGCCTTCCTATGAAAA GCCTGTTCAAGAGAGCTTTCCAGAAGTCAGCCTCAGTGAGGAACATCCTGAAGCCGGTGGGAGGGAAGCGCGTGGACTCTGCCGAGGTGCAGAAGGTTTGCAGCATCTGTGTCCTGTACCAAACCACCCTGACCACCCTGACCCAGATCCGCCTGCAGATCCTCACAG GTCTGACTTACCTGGATGATCTGTTGCCCAAATTATGGGCTTTCATCTGTGAGCTGGGACCACAGGGAGGGTTAAAACTCTTTTTGGAGTGCTTGAACAATGACACAGAGGAATCCAAGAggctgctggccatgctgaTGCTCTTCTGTGACTGCTCCCGTCACCTCATCAC GATTCTGGATGACATCGAGGTCTACGAAGAGCAGATTTCATTCAAACTGGAAGAGCTGGTGACCATCTCCTCTTTCCTGAATTCCTTTGTGTTTAAGATGATCTGGGATGGAATTGTAG AGAATGCCCGAGGGGAGACCCTGGAGCTGTTCCATTCTGTCCATGGCTGGCTGATGGTGCTGTACGAGCGGGATTGCCGGCGCCGCTTCGCTCCCGAGGATCACTGGCTGCGCAA GGACCTCAAGCCCAGTGTGCTCTTCCAGGAGCTGGACAAGGACAAGAAAcgagcccagctgctcctgcagtaCATCCCACATGTCATTCCCCACAAGAAT aggGTGCTGCTTTTCCGGAACATGGTGAcgaaggagaaggagaagctggggctggtggAGACGAGCTCGGCGTCCCCCCACGTCACCCACATCACCATCCGCCGCTCCCGCATGCTGGAG gacGGGTACGAACAGCTCCGGCAGCTTTCCCAGAACGCCATGAAGGGAGTGATCAGGGTGAAGTTTGTGAATGACCTGGGGGTTGATGAGGCTGGTATTGATCAAGATGGAGTCTTCAAAGAGTTCCTGGAAGAGATCATTAAAAAGGTGTTTGACCCTGCACTAAACTTGTTCAAG ACCACCAGTGGTGATGAGAGGCTGTATCCATCCCCAACATCCTACATCCATGAGAATTACCTGCAGCTCTTCGAGTTTGTGGGGAAGATGCTTGGGAAGGCTGTGTATGAG GGAATAGTTGTGGATGTACCATTTGCTTCCTTCTTTTTGAGTCAGCTCCTTGGGCACCACCACAGTGTCTTCTACAGCTCCGTGGATGAGCTGCCCTCCTTGGACTCAGAGTTCTATAAAAATCTCACTTCAATTAAG CGTTATGATGGTGATATCAGTGACCTGGGCTTGACACTGTCCTATGATGAGGATGTGATGGGTCAG CTGGTTTGCCATGAACTTGTTCCTGGAGGGAAGACCATTCCCGTTACCAATGAAAATAA gaTCAGCTACATCCACCTGATGGCACATTTCCGGATGCACACCCAGATCAAGAGCCAGACTGCCGCTCTCATCAGCGGCTTCAGGTCCATCATCAAGCCCGAGTGGATCCGCATGTTCTCGGCGCCGGAGCTGCAGCGCCTCATCTCCGGGGACAACGCCGAGATCGACCTCGAGGACCTGAA GAAACACACAGTGTACTACGGGGGCTTCCATGGCAGCCACCGTGTCATCATCTGGCTCTGGGACATCCTGGCCAACGACTTCAGCCCTGAGGAGAGAGCCATGTTCCTCAAG TTTGtcaccagctgctccaggcctcCACTTCTGGGCTTTGCCTACCTCAAGCCTCCTTTCTCCATCCGCTGCGTGGAAGTGTCTGATGACCAG
- the UBE3B gene encoding ubiquitin-protein ligase E3B isoform X3 → MFSASQSSKAQFLDKARQAREERRELKERERAAVQLQALVRRFLCRCHLQREIRREVEDFFETNECGSNKRSALSVFRIARKLLFVFNPKEDKERFEKLCRCILNSMDVENEPKVWYVSLALSKDLTLLWIKQIKDILWFCCEFLKQLKPDILQDSRLVNLHLTMLVTFTDTSTWKILRGKGETLRPAMNHICANIMGHLNQKGFYSVLQILLTNGLARSRPSLSKGSLTAIFSLALRPVVAAQFSDNLLRSFLIHVMSVPAIMTHLATLTPERLAVIQSHDLLRKFILFLSRESQCRDVCVCLEGSHTLCLLGNLVFLGSLNDQVLEEETAHFVGVLIQMLSYCQKYVSQKKSNLTHWHPVLGWFSQTVDYGLNESMPLLTKQLQHLWGVHMIRILFSDVLSKKLLENQEAAQLPAQPISPQNSLPMKSLFKRAFQKSASVRNILKPVGGKRVDSAEVQKVCSICVLYQTTLTTLTQIRLQILTGLTYLDDLLPKLWAFICELGPQGGLKLFLECLNNDTEESKRLLAMLMLFCDCSRHLITILDDIEVYEEQISFKLEELVTISSFLNSFVFKMIWDGIVENARGETLELFHSVHGWLMVLYERDCRRRFAPEDHWLRKDLKPSVLFQELDKDKKRAQLLLQYIPHVIPHKNRVLLFRNMVTKEKEKLGLVETSSASPHVTHITIRRSRMLEDGYEQLRQLSQNAMKGVIRVKFVNDLGVDEAGIDQDGVFKEFLEEIIKKVFDPALNLFKTTSGDERLYPSPTSYIHENYLQLFEFVGKMLGKAVYEGIVVDVPFASFFLSQLLGHHHSVFYSSVDELPSLDSEFYKNLTSIKRYDGDISDLGLTLSYDEDVMGQLVCHELVPGGKTIPVTNENNTSEVKGTQSGRFCRI, encoded by the exons ATGTTCAGTGCCAGCCAGTCCTCCAAGGCCCAGTTCCTGGACAAGGCCAGGCAGGCCCGGGAGGAGCGGCgggagctgaaggagagggagagagctgcagtgcagctccaggctctggtCAGGAGGTTCCTGTGTCGTTGCCACCTGCAGAGGGAGATCAG GAGAGAGGTGGAGGATTTCTTTGAGACAAATGAATGTGGCTCAAATAAAAGAAGTGCCCTGTCTGTGTTCAGGATTGCCAGGAAGCTGCTGTTTGTGTTCAATCCCAAGGAAGACAAGGAG AGGTTTGAAAAGCTGTGCCGTTGTATCCTGAACAGCATGGATGTGGAGAACGAGCCCAAG GTGTGGTACGTGTCACTGGCACTCTCCAAGGACCTCACACTCCTCTGGATCAAACAGATCAAAGACATCCTGTGGTTCTGCTGTGAATTCCTCAAGCAGCTCAAG CCTGACATCCTGCAGGACTCCAGGCTGGTGAACTTGCACCTCACAATGCTGGTCACCTTCACAGACACTTCCACCTGGAAAATCCTCCGGGGAAAAG GTGAGACCCTGAGACCTGCCATGAACCACATCTGTGCCAACATCATGGGCCACCTGAACCAGAAGGGTTTCTACTCCGTGCTGCAG aTTTTGCTAACTAATGGCTTGGCAAGATCCAGACCTTCCCTTTCCAAAGGTTCCTTAACTGCCATCTTCTCCCTTGCCTTGCG CCCTGTGGTTGCTGCACAGTTCTCAGACAATCTGCTGAGGTCCTTCCTGATCCATGTCATGTCTGTGCCTGCTATAATGACTCACCTTGCTACTCTCACCCCTGAG CGCCTGGCAGTGATCCAATCCCACGATCTCCTGCGCAAGTTCATCCTGTTCCTGAGCCGGGAGTCGCAGTGCCGGGATGTGTGCGTGTGCCTGGAGGGCAGCCACACTCTCTGCTTGCTGG GCAATCTGGTGTTCCTGGGCTCCCTGAATGATcaggtgctggaggaggagacaGCTCATTTTGTGGGGGTGCTCATCCAAATGCTCTCCTACTGCCAGAAGTATGTGTCCCAGAAGAAATCCAACCTCACCCACTggcaccctgtgctgggctggttCTCACAGACTGTGGATTATGG GCTGAACGAGTCCATGCCCCTGCTGaccaagcagctgcagcacctctggggagtCCACATGATCCGGATCCTCTTCAGTGATGTGCTCAGCAAGAAACTGCTGGAAAATCaggaggcagctcagctgccagcacagccaatCTCCCCTCAGAACAGCCTTCCTATGAAAA GCCTGTTCAAGAGAGCTTTCCAGAAGTCAGCCTCAGTGAGGAACATCCTGAAGCCGGTGGGAGGGAAGCGCGTGGACTCTGCCGAGGTGCAGAAGGTTTGCAGCATCTGTGTCCTGTACCAAACCACCCTGACCACCCTGACCCAGATCCGCCTGCAGATCCTCACAG GTCTGACTTACCTGGATGATCTGTTGCCCAAATTATGGGCTTTCATCTGTGAGCTGGGACCACAGGGAGGGTTAAAACTCTTTTTGGAGTGCTTGAACAATGACACAGAGGAATCCAAGAggctgctggccatgctgaTGCTCTTCTGTGACTGCTCCCGTCACCTCATCAC GATTCTGGATGACATCGAGGTCTACGAAGAGCAGATTTCATTCAAACTGGAAGAGCTGGTGACCATCTCCTCTTTCCTGAATTCCTTTGTGTTTAAGATGATCTGGGATGGAATTGTAG AGAATGCCCGAGGGGAGACCCTGGAGCTGTTCCATTCTGTCCATGGCTGGCTGATGGTGCTGTACGAGCGGGATTGCCGGCGCCGCTTCGCTCCCGAGGATCACTGGCTGCGCAA GGACCTCAAGCCCAGTGTGCTCTTCCAGGAGCTGGACAAGGACAAGAAAcgagcccagctgctcctgcagtaCATCCCACATGTCATTCCCCACAAGAAT aggGTGCTGCTTTTCCGGAACATGGTGAcgaaggagaaggagaagctggggctggtggAGACGAGCTCGGCGTCCCCCCACGTCACCCACATCACCATCCGCCGCTCCCGCATGCTGGAG gacGGGTACGAACAGCTCCGGCAGCTTTCCCAGAACGCCATGAAGGGAGTGATCAGGGTGAAGTTTGTGAATGACCTGGGGGTTGATGAGGCTGGTATTGATCAAGATGGAGTCTTCAAAGAGTTCCTGGAAGAGATCATTAAAAAGGTGTTTGACCCTGCACTAAACTTGTTCAAG ACCACCAGTGGTGATGAGAGGCTGTATCCATCCCCAACATCCTACATCCATGAGAATTACCTGCAGCTCTTCGAGTTTGTGGGGAAGATGCTTGGGAAGGCTGTGTATGAG GGAATAGTTGTGGATGTACCATTTGCTTCCTTCTTTTTGAGTCAGCTCCTTGGGCACCACCACAGTGTCTTCTACAGCTCCGTGGATGAGCTGCCCTCCTTGGACTCAGAGTTCTATAAAAATCTCACTTCAATTAAG CGTTATGATGGTGATATCAGTGACCTGGGCTTGACACTGTCCTATGATGAGGATGTGATGGGTCAG CTGGTTTGCCATGAACTTGTTCCTGGAGGGAAGACCATTCCCGTTACCAATGAAAATAA CACTTCTGAGGTCAAAGGCACGCAGTCAGGGAGATTCTGCAGGATTTAA